DNA sequence from the Pseudochaenichthys georgianus chromosome 8, fPseGeo1.2, whole genome shotgun sequence genome:
GCTCTGTGAACACACACAAAGAGGACGAGACatggggaggtgtgtgtgtctgagtgtgtgtctgagtgtatgtgtgtgtgtctgagtgtgtgtgtgtctgggtgtgtgtcacagattatacattttgggaaataacTAAGTGCATTTACTCGAGTGCTGTACTTAAGGACAGCTTTTAGAGTCATGTAATTAACATTGAGAATGTTCCATATACTGTATACGTATAAATGGAACATTGGTTGGTATGTTCATTAAATGTCACTTtaaacttctactccactatatTTGGAAAGGAGAATCttgtattttaattgttttaataactGTAATTGCTAGTTACCGATCACATTTACTTGTTATGTTTtgatttacatttaaaaattaactttTTTTATGAAGTACTaggaaaatatattttacaaTTAAACAACAACACATATTTACCTGTAGGGTTGTTGTGTATCTTCTGCAGATCATCACTAACAAAAGGTGCCGTCATGCAGTCCCAGACATCAGAACGCTCTGCAGGAATGTCTTTCATCCCGAACACAATGCTACATCTGGATCACCTGATTATGCAACGCCACtggaatcccccccccccccccttcgtcTGGCTGCTACTGGGATGATCTAATCCCAGCCCGACCGCTGAGAGGCGCAGATGGAAACATGTCAGACGCTGAGTGTGTTTAATAAGCAGTGTGCGGGATGCAGTCAGCTGTGGGGCTGTGATAacatgcagggggggggggtgttttaGTTAGAGAGAcgttgagaggagaggaggacgaAGAGATGTGTCTCGGCTGCAGGTGTTTTCCTCAGGTGACCTCATTTCCTGCTGAGCTTCTACAGGGCAGTGGCACAGAAACCTCctacacacacccacacgcacgcacacacgcgcacacacacacacacacacacacacacacacacacacacacacacacacacacacacacacacaccatctcaGAGTGTGTGTAGCAGCTGAGGCTCCAATAATAATCAGTAGGGCTCCTACTTATTTTATATGATTGAGAATTAATGAGTTATTGTTTTAATAGTCTATAAAATATCCGAAAAAAAATCAGAGCCTAAGACGATGACTTTACAGCACATATAGTTTAGATGTAATTATTTTGTTGTACAGTAAGCACATTTTTAATGTAACTGTAATGTCTTTACTCACATTTCTGTATTTTATAACAATGATCTTGCATTAAAGGTGGTAtcggtacgtttgagaaaccggctcgagatatactttgttatattccatggaatgctcttaacatccgatagcaatgaatatctgaagtgctttgacaaaaaatccatacaaatatCTCATCTGTGGAACTgccgtagcactgtaaaaaTAACACCTTCaggccgatctagatccctccgcttcgcgtcaggctcctgatcggcctgtcggtgttcttttccccataatgaccgcgtcgctgcacattatccctcacatatgattatatagagtctttATTCATTTGtcttaaagcaggaggcgcaaacgcttgcctcggggagggagaaaaagatccacagcggagaatgaacagaagggcaaccatggcaaccatgcaagggaagtcttcttcgctgcttttgtggcagactacagcgccacctacaggcctggcatatgtactacagcgtctccagcgctttcgagcggcaatggccactaagcggagcaccccttttgtaaataattcaaatctggatcagatcCGTTACAGcgccttttttttttgtagagatttgggtatagaggaaaagtgagagggttgtatttCCTGACActtggggacacatattcatgtataaaagacgtacaagagtgcattctgcatgataggtcccctttaacttatGTATAAATCATTTTGTTCTCTTTTATTTGATCTTTTATTGAACATTTCACTTcacatattttacatttttaccATACCCAGGGAGAATTAAAGTGATTCTGATGATTGTTAGCTTGATGTTTTTGAAATGATTTTAAACAGGAAGGCAGAAGTTTCCATAAATAACAGGCTGAAAACATTtaatttcaagacattctttccATAATTTAAACggtcaattaattttaaaaagCAGGTTGAAATGTTGCAATTATACAACTTATTTTATCTTGTATACAACCTTGTTGATTTCCTTGTTGGTGCATCACTGCTAATTATTCTCAAAGTCCAGAGATAACACCTTTTACTTTTGTTTTGCTTCTATAACCGGGAACCACTGCAACTATCAAACCATCTGCATGTCAGAGATCCACTGAGTCAGAGTCCGAGGCCCCGGGGCCACGGTGTAAACGTGACTGTTCACAGACTGCAGTTACATCATCTGGAGCGATGAGAGACGGACAGGTGGGCTGACAGTATTACACCACACCTGAAACTGAGGCCTCAGACACCTGTGAAGAAATGGAGCTCAACATATTGAAACAGTGTTGGAAGGAAAGGGAACATTTGTAAGTTGTacggttgtgtattttgtgcCATAAAATCTGatgtgttgctgttttaaagaagccctattatgcttttttggGGTGTTCCCTTTAATGTAGTGtgttttagtgcatgtcaatggtcgaCAAAGGCttacatccctgtgttccctccaaagGGAGTTTCTCATCTAAAGTATTTGCAGCATTCTTGTTTTTTGAGATTGTTACTTCATGATTCATTGCTGATATTTTTAGCATGAGTAATCTCCAGACTTTGTGAAATAAGAACAAGATTAAAACAACGAAAAAtaagttattattttaaaaagaaaggtggtTTAGTTGAGGATGTTTGATCAGGTGCAAGACTCAAAGCATTATTATGTTTTTGAGAGAGACAGTTGATTTATGGGGACGACAGAAGAGAGGTCATTTAGAAGAGTGTGACGAGAGGGTCGAGACAGCATGAGTAACTCCCACATGTTCAGACAGCAGGTGGAGAGGAGGGGACATAATACATTCACTACGTACTGAGAtacactgaacatcagcaggagaggactctttaaagtagagacactacatactgatatacacctgaacatcagcaggagaggactctttaaagtagagacactacacactgatatacacctgaacatcagcaggagaggactctttaaagtagagacactacatactgatatacacctgaacatcagcaggagaggactctttaaagtagagacactacatactgatactccTAAACAGTGCCAAAAAAGCAATACAGGGAAAGTACATAACTATTATATTGCATCAGTGTCCTTAGGGACCAATAAAGCTAAAACcttgtgtattttttttaaccagAGACAAAAACAGAATTCAAATCCATAATGTTTTCTGACTTCTTTATTACTTCCCTTAGTCATGTTTCCGGTACGAGTTAATTGAGTAATAAACGAAATATTTGCAATTCCCATTTGACTTAAAGTTCTACAGTCAGGacccagaaacacacacatacatacacacacacacttgttttcCCTCTCTCACATTATTAGGCATAATGGTGTAAAATGACCACGTGTGGCTTTGCGATGTTAGAGAAACGTCACCCCCGTGTGGACAAAAGCAGAAACTACAGGTAACACTGCCACAACCTCATTCAGTGTCGTCAGCTTTTTTAACTTAAATCCTCTCCACCACTAAAACTAGAAACTGTTCATCCCTAATGTTGTAAATATACAGTTTACATTTTCCACTCTATTAGACAGATACAGCAACACCCGGCTCTTGTAATGAGGAGCCGTCACATTAGTGAGAATAAAATGGAGCGTGGCATGAACTAAAGGGTTAGAAAGGAAGCACACGCCCATCTCTAgacaaagaaaaaaagagacAGAAGCGATGAAGTGTCGAGGGATGGGTGTGAGCAGGTGGTGGTGGAGAGAAGTTTGTTTATTGGCTTTTGCTAATCTGGCTCAAAATGGCAGCCAAAGTAATTCACCATGTTGCAGGTGAATGGGAGatcagaggaggggggggggggggggggggggggttcattTCTCGAGGAACTTGCTGACGAATGACTCGAGTTCATCGTCGTCTTTGATCCCAACGAATTGATCGATGACATCCCCGCCCCGGATGGCGATTACTGTCGGGACGGCAGACACCTGGACACCAAAGACCAAGGAGGGTGTTAGCAGAACAAAATGGATACATGataactagggatgctccgatcgccaatttcgggtatcggccgatccgatcgagtgggcggggcctaaatggaagatttaaacatcactttaaatcttccatttaaagtgatgtttaataaTCCGTATAATGTGTGCTACATATactcgtatggtagtattcATACTGTGATTGCCCTCCGTATAACGTGTGCTAAAAATGCTCATATGGTAGTGTTGATAGTGTGATTGCCCTCCGTATAATATGTACTACATATGGTAGTATTCATACAGTGATTGCCCTCTGTATAATGTGTGCTAAATATactcgtatggtagtattcATATAGTGATTGCCCTCTGTATAATGAGTGCTACATATactcgtatggtagtattcATACTGTGATTGCCCTCCGTATAACGTGTGCTAAAAATGCTCATATGGTAGTGTTGATAGTGTGATTGCCCTCCGTATAACGTGTGCTACATATactcgtatggtagtattcATACAGTGATTGCCCTCTGTAAAATATGTGCTACATATactcgtatggtagtattcATATAGTGATTGCCCTCTGTATAATGAGTGCTACATATactcgtatggtagtattcATACTGTGATTGCCCTCCGTATAACGTGTGCTAAAAATGCTCATATGGTAGTGTTGATACAATGATTGCCCTCCGTATAACGTGTGCTAAAAATGCTCATATGGTAGTGTTGATAGTGTGATTGCCCTCCGTATAATGTGTGCTAAATATATTCGTATGGTAGTATTCATACCGTGATTGCCCTCCGTATAACGTGTGCTAAAAATGCTCATATGGTAGTGTTGATACAGTGATTGCCCTCCGTAAAATATGTGCTGCATAGACTTGTATGGTAGTATTCATTCTGTGATTGCCCTCTATATAACGTGTGCGAGTCTCACCCCGTATTCGATAGCCAGGTCTGTGTGATCGTCTATGTCGACTTTAGCCATGGTGACTTTGCCGTTGTGTTTCGCCACGGCTTTCTCCAGCCTCGGGCCGAGGATCTTACAGGGCCCGCACCACCTGAAGACGAGAGGTCAAGAGGTCAAGAGGTCGTCTTTAGAGAGACAGAGTGGGTTATTATGGAACATGGGGTCATGTGATTGGTCTCGTGTGTGTCCACGGTTAATCTTCCAAACTActcgaccacacacacacacagatcaggCAGTTAACTGCAGATAgtttaattaatggaaaaacagcGTGTGTAGATGATCAGAAATAAAACTTTAGAAAATAATCACAACCTGTGAATGCTTCAAATAACTCAATTATGATTTTAAACTAAGCATTCTTACAGTCAATCATTATAATCTAAAAATACTGAAGGCCGTCTCTACCTCTGCTTTAATGTTTTTGTTAAATACCAAAAACATTTTGTTTGTTCAATTAAAACCTTATTTTGCTCAGGGTGCAGATTAATGGCAATTAATGTTATCCTTTGTTACGGTCTTCTGGAGccatgaataaaataaaatcattgTTTCTTCTGCAGCGTTTCCTTTTTATATAGCCTTCCTATTAATTTCAGCTCATGGagaggtgcaggaatgagtccgaaAACCAAGATACTAGTTCTCTTGTTAGCCCTTTTGGGTTCCCCTCGCCTGGAAGCCAATGTGTTtttgtgaatgtgtttttttttggttGTAAGCCTGAAATGAGGTTTgcggttaacacaagctgaagagatgttGTTTTTTGACCTAAAAAACGGCGGTTGCTAACaggtgtctaaatgagacgactaaacaacataatgcccaacattagccacctttagcttagcggtggtgacgtgaagtcatgtgaccgtgctgtagttcctttatagcccaacattagccacctttagcttagcggtggtgacgtgaagtcatgtgaccgtgctgtagttcctttatagcccaacattagccacctttagcttagcggtggtgacgtgaagtcatgtgaccgtgctgtagttcctttatagcccaacattagccgcctctagcttagcggtggtgacgtgaagtcatgtgaccgtgctgtagttcctttatagcccaacattagccacctttagcttagcggtggtgacgtgaagtcatgtgaccgtgctgtagttcctttatagcccaacattagccgcctctagcttagcggtggtggcgtgaagtcatgtgaccgtgctgtagttcctttatagcccaacattagccacctttagcttagcggtggtgacgtgaagtcatgtgaccgtgctgtagttcctttatagcccaacattagccacctttagcttagcggtggtggcgtgaagtcaggtgaccgtgctgtagttataGCCATCTGTCGCCGTCAACCTGGTTTATGTTTATACCGTTTCTGTCACTTGTCACTGATACTGTCaactgttttaaaatgtttttacatCGTGTATGAGAGTTTTTCAGTCTGTGGCTACACGTATGGTTTTATtgtacccgtgtactctcatgttccgattaacccagcttcccccaaatttcttttttgtgtccatatctatgccgggatcctgagtcgaggctaatcatgttgctgtggtcgtgtgtcctggatcctctatcctgagtcctgatctgagtcctggatcctctatcctgagtcctgatctgagtcctgagtcctgatctgagtcctgatctgagtcctgagtcctgatctgagtcctgatctgagtcctggacttcgggtcgtggctgaacctgtctctgtggtcctgcctgactcttgTCATGCTgcctccctgatggcttccacaggattgttgacatcctcgtggattcatcttctcattacagacgcatgcatttcctaacattcggtctatatgctgtcaaatgtattatctcttggattcacacacggcatctattgcacgtctgtccgtcctgggagagggatccctgctctgctgctctccctgaggtttctcccatgttccctttaaactgtgggttttctctggaagtgtttccttgtacgatgtgagggtcttaggacagagggtctgaggacagagggtctgaggacagagggtctaaggacagagggtctgaggacagagggtctgaggacagagggtctaaggacagatggtctaaggacagagggtctaaggacagagggtctgaggacagagggtctgaggacagagggtctaaggacagagggtctgaggacagagggtctaaggacagagggtgtcgtattgtcatactgatattctgtacacactgtgaagaccactgagacaaatttaacatttgtgatattgggctatataaataaacattgattgaaacATTGATTGTCTCGtgcttttacatttgttttatctaaatgttttcattctgctttttatatatgtattgatgtacagcactttggtcaacgctgtcattttgaaatgtgctatataaacaaagttggattggattgaaCGGTGTTTCTCCCATTGGTCCCGGACATTGAAATCTTCCCCGACAGAAACGTTGTAGTCCCACCTCGTAGTCAGAGCCCCGCCCCCCTCAGTACTCACTGTGCGTGGAAGTCCACCAGCACCGGCAGCTCGCTCTTGATGACCCGGACGTTGAAGTCGTCGTGGTCCTGGACGTTGAAAGAGGCGGCCCGGCGGAGGGAGGCGAGGGCGAGGGAGCGAGGGAGGGAGCGAGAGAGGACGGGGACTCTGGAAGACTGCAGGGAGGTAGAGAAGGAAGAGGAGACCGGGAGGCAGCGGAGATCTTTGGAGGAGAGCGTCCAAAACCTACGCGccagcagcctgtgagccaTCTGAGGGACACCAAGAGATTAATGAAAGTATGCACACGTTATAAATCATAAAACACAAATAGCAGATCGACACttgttgagggaaaagcagCTCTGGTTGCAtaagatggtgtgtgtgtgtgtgtgtgtgtgtgtgtgtgtgtgtgtgtcagcatgtTTACAGCTCCCTACATGCAGGGCGTAGTGTGTGTGGGTTTCTCAGGTGTGATTGATGTGTGTTTACCTGAAGCACAGACAGGGTTTGACTAGATTCTCTTGTATgaatattaggggtgtaacggtattcggtacgggcccttcggttcggtacaggtgtgtaccgaagtgtaccgaacgaatataacgttaaacgtaaaaaattgagaacgtgaacaactttttggaagtaatctgaGGTACTGcgttcagagtaatttgctcacattgtgTTCAacacgtcatagagcgagcaagtcatttcattggacgagagggcatgctatgagagctggtcagagggatgcgttcaaatgtagtcagtaatttgaggaactgtctaaatggcgaacgcagataaagttgagctgaaaatcctccagcatctttGAAgtgtccggtttgggaacattttggtttcgcagttacgaacaaggatgacggacaaagacaggtggaccgaaccaacgctgtttgtcggcattgttcaactaacattggttacgcggctggcaatacatcaaacttgcacactcttgaaaaggcatcacccgaacgtgaatatcaccggtaccaaaagactgaagtgcaaacccaactcccgctagcatttaagcctccaccactcgcaaaaacttcagaccgagccaaagctattacaaacgacaagtatccttatgttgccatggtagcaaagcgctacctggctgtatctgctacctctgtccctagcgagagggtgttctccacagcaggagacattgctagtgccagctgatctgccctttcggcaagcaatgtggacaagttcatctttctttaaacaacatgaaaatacaatgacaagcaagtcctgatgtcaaactggctgcttaggcagtacagttcaaatacagattattttagttcatcgaaaagctgcaccttaatgtttattttattatattttgtatttatttgagtgaatacattattcacagtttaataataatacatttaaaaaaaaaaaatatgttatgttttgtgataattttttctgctgtaccgaaaacgtaccgagccgtgacctaaaaaccgaggtacgtaccgaaaccgaaatgtttgtgaaccgttacccCTAATGAATATAATGTCATGGTAAGCACTGCTGCAACATATCTAACAGAAACAGCATGATGCAGTATGTGTCTGTGCAtattagggcccctttaagtaaaAGCACAGTATAATCAGGAAAATGTATTCAAAGCATCTAAAGGACTCATTCTGCAGGACAATGGCCTCGATATGAGATATTATTATATGTGACATTGTTTTCATATTGTTGCATTTGACTGTAAATAATcactttattagtcccacagcgtTACAGCAAAATGGCATAGCAGGTAAAAAAGGCactttactttacttgagtatttcaatgttatgctactttgtactttccctccactaaatgtatttaatccctttagttacttctcagatgtggatgaatgatgtgaaatctaaccaagtgttgaatcagactttagttccacctggagtgaatccaccagctaccctgcagtctacaaagtacttcagactagctgcacctccaccagctaccctgcagtctacaaagtacttcagactagctgcaccttcaccagctaccctgcagtctacaaagtacttcagactagctgcaccttcaccagctaccctgcagtctacaaagtacttcagactagctgcaccttcaccagctaccctgcagtctacaaagtacttcagactagctgcacctccaccagctaccctgcagtctacaaagtacttcagactagctgcacctccaccagctaccctgcagtctacaaagtacttcagactagctgcacctccaccagctaccctgcagtctacaaagtacttcagactagctgcacctccaccagctaccctgcagtctacaaagtacttcagactagctgcacctccaccagctaccctgcagtctacaaagtacttcagactagctgcaccttcaccagctaccctgcagtctacaaagtacttcagactagctgcaccttcaccagctaccctgcagtctacaaagtacttcagactagctgcacctccaccagctaccctgcagtctacaaagtacttcagactagctgcacctccaccagctaccctgcagtctacaaagtacttcagactagctgcacctccaccagctaccctgcagtctacaaagtacttcagactagctgcacctccaccagctaccctgcagtctacaaagtacttcagactagctgcacctccaccagctaccctgcagtctacaaagtacttcagactagctgcaccttcaccagctaccctgcagtctacaaagtacttcagactagctgcaccttcaccagctaccctgcagtctacaaagtacttcagactagctgcaccttcaccagctaccctgcagtctacaaagtacttcagactagctgcaccttcaccagctaccctgcagtctacaaagtacttcagactagctgcacctccaccagctaccctgcagtctacaaagtacttcagactagctgcaccttcaccagctaccctgcagtctacaaagtacttcagactagctgcaccttcaccagctaccctgcagtctacaaagtacttcagactagctgcaccttcaccagctaccctgcagtctacaaagtacttcagactagctgcaccttcaccagctttgagaacactttcatgatcaatcattataaaacatatcagatatattattctgaaatggaccaatctgcacaacgactactttcactgtctttcactatatttagatgagaatacttttctactttcacttgaggaacattttgaatgcagtacttttactgtaacagagtattcctacactctggtacttctactcaagtacaagatctgagtacttctactttcactcaagtacaagatctgagtacttctacttttactcaagtacaagatctgagtacttctactttcactcaagtactagatctgagtacttctctctTCTGGTTGAACCTCCACtgctttgttgtttttacaCACTCCCACCAACAGAGGAGGAGAACTTTAAATATCGGGTACATCTCTGAGAACATGACTCTGAATAATAACTTTATAATCCCTTTAACGCAGATCCTCCTCCGGTTTGCTGCGTATCTCCCGGTTATTTAAGTTAACCTCCGTTATGACTTTgccctcttcgtcctcctcttcctcctcgtcctccccgCCTCCCGTtacgacacacacactcacactcactcactcacacacacacacacacacacacacacacacacgttcacaGGTTAAATCCTCACTACATACTcaggtgtcacacacacacacacacacacacacacacacacacattaaggtGTTTAAAAGCGATAAGACATTTCTCCGTGTTTAcctttctgctgctgcttcgGTGATCTTGGCCTTGAGTGACCAGTTAAGCCCTTCCGGTTTGGTAGAAAAAGGGACCGAGCCGCTTTTTATCCACGAGACGAAACTGCGGTTAGCGCCCCTTGGTGGTCGCGTGGGGAACTACATGGTACTGTAATTCTACTTTTAAAAgtaaaaatgataatattaattGATTTATGAATGTCATTTTGGGAAATAAAGTGTATTCTGttgcaaaaaaagaaaaaagaaatggTTAAAAATAACATGCTAGTCTAAAAGCAATTAATAAATAGCTAGTTTAACAGTTAGTTGTCTTAAAAGTAATTGATACGTTGTCAAATGGTAAGGAGCCACTGTTATAGGAGTATTTATAACTTTAAATCCATCCCATATCAACTGAGTTGCaataaatgtaatgtgtaatgttGTTAAAATTGACCATTGTTCTgtaaacataaaaacaataaacaaaataattgaataattgaatagtttttaattattattattattattaattattattaattaaattaCTAATATTCTAGTATTTTTAAGAAACAAATCATCTTTGTAGTGTAGGTCTTGGTTGGTATTGAATCCTTTTTATGACTATtgagaatttaaaaaaagaaacagaaaaGAAACAATAATTAAGATATGGTCCAAAAAGAAATGAAGACAAATCTCGTTAGttgatttgttgttgttga
Encoded proteins:
- the txn2 gene encoding thioredoxin, mitochondrial is translated as MAHRLLARRFWTLSSKDLRCLPVSSSFSTSLQSSRVPVLSRSLPRSLALASLRRAASFNVQDHDDFNVRVIKSELPVLVDFHAQWCGPCKILGPRLEKAVAKHNGKVTMAKVDIDDHTDLAIEYGVSAVPTVIAIRGGDVIDQFVGIKDDDELESFVSKFLEK